The following are from one region of the Candidatus Saccharibacteria bacterium genome:
- the nrdR gene encoding transcriptional repressor NrdR, whose amino-acid sequence MRCPNCGSSDSKVLESREHDPSGIRRRRECNKCGRRFTTYERIETPHLMIIKKNGDRESYDRDKLAKGLYKACEKRPIPVEKIEAIISRIEQALYGKGERELKSTVIGGLVMKELLVTDEVAYVRFASVYRSFTGIASFERELNQLKKRKPGDTKK is encoded by the coding sequence ATGCGTTGTCCAAATTGTGGCAGCAGCGATAGCAAGGTACTAGAGTCGCGTGAGCATGACCCCTCGGGCATTCGGCGTAGGCGGGAGTGCAACAAGTGCGGGCGCCGATTTACCACCTACGAGCGAATTGAAACGCCCCACTTAATGATTATTAAGAAAAATGGCGATCGGGAATCGTATGATCGCGACAAGCTAGCCAAAGGGCTTTATAAGGCCTGCGAAAAGCGCCCGATTCCGGTAGAAAAGATTGAGGCCATAATCTCGCGCATTGAGCAGGCGCTCTATGGCAAAGGTGAGCGCGAGCTTAAGAGCACGGTAATTGGTGGCTTGGTTATGAAAGAACTACTGGTGACCGACGAAGTAGCCTACGTGCGTTTTGCTAGTGTGTATCGCAGCTTTACGGGGATTGCCTCGTTTGAGCGGGAGCTTAACCAGCTCAAGAAGCGTAAGCCTGGAGATACAAAAAAATAA
- the ftsZ gene encoding cell division protein FtsZ encodes MAEILPEIETFARIKVVGIGGGGNNALNRMVQSKLHGIDFIAINTDAQALHYSQANKKVHIGKEATKGLGAGANPDIGKQAAEESEEEIYSALKHSEMVFLTICEGGGTGSGAAPVIARIAKEVGALTVAIVTKPFTFEGDRRRKIADAGVEELRDKVDTLIVIPNDRILQIIDRKTSLLDAFGTVDDVLRQGVQGIADLITVNGLVNLDFADVKSIMHDAGSALMGIGQGSGDTRAVDAVKQAMESPLLEVSIQGAKGVLINFTGGRDMGMHEIEEAAKLVHDSVDQEANIIFGTVIDENMAGEIRVTLVATGFDGERRKKQSYTDFSGLQEETVIEEVDIVEETPSTPFIEEEKEQPIFDTREHEPMVKAEPDVPAPEVPDEDLANSKAKSPQEEELIGFDMEKDLLDEESKREPVREKPIVETVGSRFDDKEEDDLDKPAFLRQNVKVEEPSFDDDDDIPSFVKRKM; translated from the coding sequence ATGGCCGAAATTTTACCAGAAATTGAAACATTCGCACGCATCAAAGTAGTCGGCATTGGCGGGGGCGGCAACAACGCGCTTAATAGAATGGTTCAATCCAAATTACACGGCATTGATTTTATTGCCATCAACACCGATGCCCAGGCCTTGCACTATTCACAGGCCAACAAAAAGGTTCATATTGGCAAAGAGGCCACCAAAGGCCTTGGGGCCGGTGCCAACCCAGACATAGGCAAGCAGGCCGCCGAAGAAAGCGAAGAAGAAATCTATAGCGCGCTCAAGCACTCCGAGATGGTGTTTTTGACCATCTGCGAAGGTGGCGGCACAGGTAGCGGTGCCGCTCCGGTAATTGCCCGCATTGCCAAAGAGGTCGGTGCGCTTACTGTAGCGATTGTAACCAAGCCCTTCACCTTCGAGGGTGATCGCCGACGCAAGATTGCCGATGCTGGCGTTGAGGAGCTGCGTGACAAGGTAGACACCCTAATAGTTATCCCAAACGATCGGATTTTGCAGATAATTGATCGCAAAACCAGCTTACTCGACGCTTTTGGCACGGTCGATGACGTGTTGCGTCAGGGTGTACAAGGCATAGCTGATCTGATAACTGTTAATGGCTTGGTGAATCTGGACTTTGCCGATGTTAAATCGATTATGCACGATGCCGGCTCAGCCCTAATGGGTATTGGCCAGGGTTCGGGCGATACTCGCGCGGTTGATGCTGTTAAGCAGGCTATGGAGTCGCCACTGCTCGAAGTTTCAATTCAAGGTGCCAAGGGTGTGCTAATTAACTTTACCGGCGGGCGCGACATGGGTATGCACGAGATAGAAGAAGCCGCCAAGCTGGTACACGACTCGGTCGACCAAGAGGCCAACATTATCTTCGGTACAGTAATCGATGAAAACATGGCTGGCGAAATCCGTGTAACCCTGGTGGCCACTGGTTTTGATGGCGAGCGCCGTAAAAAACAAAGCTACACCGATTTTAGCGGCTTGCAAGAAGAAACCGTGATCGAAGAAGTTGATATTGTTGAGGAGACACCATCTACGCCGTTTATAGAAGAAGAAAAAGAGCAGCCAATCTTTGATACTCGTGAACACGAGCCAATGGTAAAGGCTGAGCCCGATGTGCCGGCCCCAGAGGTACCAGATGAAGATCTAGCTAATTCTAAGGCCAAATCGCCTCAAGAAGAAGAGCTAATCGGCTTTGATATGGAAAAGGATCTGCTCGATGAAGAAAGCAAACGTGAACCAGTGCGCGAAAAACCAATTGTCGAGACAGTAGGCTCGCGCTTCGATGACAAAGAAGAGGACGACCTAGATAAACCAGCCTTCTTGCGCCAGAACGTGAAGGTTGAAGAGCCTTCGTTTGATGATGACGATGACATTCCAAGCTTTGTGAAGCGAAAGATGTAG
- the ftsA gene encoding cell division protein FtsA, translated as MAKPKEIPYVGLDIGTSKVVCVVGLQQEDSSTPSIIGLGVSPTVGLRRGVVIDIEETVSSITAALEEAERMSGIAIERATVSIDGAHIQSLNSRGVIAVARADHQITREDLGRAEEAATAINLDANRQILQVMPRSYTVDGQAGIADPVGMNGVRLEVDTHIITGTTPAIKNVANAVFRSGITIDDQVIAPMAAARAVLTKRQKELGVIVINFGAETTGVVMYEEGHVVFTTILPVGSNHITKDLVYGLRTNIDIAEKVKIAAARAEKGKSGANTKINLEEFGGKGVVRRSEIDKIVLSRLDEIFGMIAGEIKKASKGSLLTAGVVITGGGAHMTGLTDYAKRVLKLPATVGKLSGFSGIYDKINDPMYSAAVGLMLIDTDQPTAHHKIQLGGFMGGVTSKLKSIFKSLAP; from the coding sequence ATGGCAAAACCCAAAGAAATTCCATACGTCGGGCTTGATATTGGCACTAGTAAAGTTGTGTGTGTGGTTGGCCTACAGCAAGAAGACTCGTCGACGCCGAGCATAATTGGCTTGGGTGTAAGCCCCACGGTTGGCCTGCGTCGCGGGGTGGTTATAGATATCGAGGAGACTGTCAGCTCGATTACAGCGGCTCTCGAAGAGGCTGAGCGTATGAGCGGCATAGCTATTGAGCGGGCGACTGTGAGTATCGACGGTGCGCACATTCAAAGCCTAAACTCGCGTGGGGTGATTGCTGTAGCCAGAGCCGATCACCAGATTACCCGCGAGGATCTGGGCCGAGCCGAAGAGGCCGCTACAGCCATTAACTTAGATGCCAATCGCCAGATCTTGCAAGTCATGCCCCGTAGTTACACGGTCGATGGCCAAGCTGGTATTGCTGACCCGGTGGGCATGAATGGGGTGCGATTGGAGGTTGACACCCATATAATTACTGGTACCACGCCGGCTATTAAAAATGTGGCCAATGCGGTGTTTCGCTCGGGCATTACCATAGACGATCAAGTAATTGCACCTATGGCGGCAGCCCGCGCGGTGCTCACCAAACGCCAGAAAGAGCTGGGCGTAATTGTAATCAATTTTGGGGCCGAAACCACTGGTGTAGTGATGTACGAAGAGGGCCATGTGGTGTTTACCACCATCTTGCCGGTCGGCAGCAACCATATTACCAAGGACCTCGTGTATGGCCTGCGCACCAACATAGATATTGCCGAAAAGGTGAAGATAGCAGCTGCCAGAGCCGAAAAAGGCAAGTCTGGTGCCAATACCAAGATCAACTTAGAAGAATTTGGTGGCAAAGGCGTAGTGCGCAGAAGTGAAATCGACAAGATTGTGCTTAGCCGACTTGACGAGATATTTGGCATGATTGCTGGCGAGATCAAAAAGGCCAGCAAGGGCTCTCTGCTGACCGCCGGAGTGGTTATAACTGGGGGCGGTGCCCATATGACAGGTTTAACAGATTATGCTAAGCGGGTACTTAAGCTACCGGCTACAGTTGGCAAACTATCTGGATTTAGTGGTATTTACGACAAGATTAACGACCCCATGTACTCAGCCGCAGTTGGCTTGATGCTAATTGATACCGATCAACCGACAGCTCACCACAAGATCCAGCTCGGCGGTTTTATGGGCGGTGTAACCAGCAAACTCAAGTCGATATTCAAAAGTTTGGCTCCGTAA
- the map gene encoding type I methionyl aminopeptidase, producing MMRNQIKTEVEIANIRQSGEILATILKKAAAATKPGVSALEIDQLCRKELKKHGATAAFLNYAPDSAPFPATICISINDEIVHGIPTADKVIQSGDLVGLDFGVNYSGMITDSAVTIAVGKVPDNAKRLLKYTQRALDAAIDVIKPGVQVGDIGSTVEKVFEAGNIAAIYAMCGHGVGHEVHEDPVIPNYGTAGTGVHLQEGMTVAIEPIASLGTHDGYVADDGWTFVTQDGSLSAQFEHTILITKGGAEVLTAW from the coding sequence ATGATGCGGAATCAAATTAAGACCGAGGTCGAGATTGCCAATATTCGCCAAAGTGGCGAGATCTTGGCAACTATTTTAAAGAAAGCAGCCGCAGCCACAAAACCTGGTGTATCTGCTCTTGAAATAGACCAACTGTGTCGCAAAGAGCTCAAAAAACATGGCGCTACAGCTGCCTTTTTAAACTATGCGCCCGATTCGGCACCTTTCCCGGCCACCATCTGTATTTCAATTAACGATGAGATTGTGCACGGTATTCCAACGGCCGATAAAGTTATACAAAGTGGCGACCTGGTGGGTTTGGACTTCGGCGTAAACTACAGCGGCATGATAACTGATAGTGCTGTAACCATAGCAGTTGGCAAAGTACCAGATAATGCCAAGCGATTACTTAAGTACACTCAGCGGGCTCTCGACGCCGCTATAGACGTTATTAAGCCAGGGGTTCAGGTGGGTGACATTGGCTCAACTGTAGAAAAGGTCTTTGAGGCCGGTAACATCGCCGCTATTTATGCCATGTGCGGCCACGGCGTGGGGCACGAAGTGCACGAGGATCCAGTAATACCTAACTATGGCACTGCCGGCACCGGTGTGCACTTGCAAGAGGGTATGACTGTGGCCATAGAGCCCATAGCTAGCCTGGGCACTCACGACGGCTATGTGGCCGACGATGGCTGGACATTTGTAACCCAAGATGGCAGTTTGAGCGCTCAGTTTGAGCACACCATACTTATTACCAAAGGTGGTGCCGAAGTCTTGACTGCTTGGTAG
- a CDS encoding nucleoside monophosphate kinase, giving the protein MPSFKSFDIFLGGPGSGKDTQAQLLVSRHGFELMPIGELLRTYAKTNTKVEQQLDSGMLVDDAIVNEAVMLQLQQYNSTDRIIADGFPRNVSQAKWLSEVLIANNQTISHVFWLKIDRDEAQRRLAKRGRDDDLSHLVDRRFSVYETQTLPVVEYFRQKEFVVEVDGQQSVEDVYKVIEREINR; this is encoded by the coding sequence ATGCCTTCGTTTAAAAGTTTTGACATATTCCTAGGCGGGCCGGGCAGCGGCAAAGACACCCAGGCTCAATTATTGGTGTCGCGCCATGGCTTCGAACTAATGCCAATTGGCGAACTTTTGCGCACCTATGCCAAAACGAATACAAAAGTTGAACAACAACTAGATAGTGGCATGCTGGTTGATGACGCTATTGTGAACGAAGCTGTGATGTTGCAATTACAGCAATACAATTCTACAGATAGAATAATTGCTGATGGCTTTCCACGCAACGTATCACAAGCCAAGTGGCTGAGTGAAGTTTTGATTGCAAATAATCAAACTATCTCGCACGTTTTTTGGCTTAAGATTGACCGCGATGAAGCCCAAAGACGCTTGGCTAAGCGCGGTCGCGACGACGATTTGAGTCATTTAGTTGATCGGCGCTTTAGCGTTTACGAAACCCAGACTTTGCCAGTTGTCGAATACTTTCGACAAAAAGAATTTGTTGTGGAGGTCGATGGACAGCAGTCGGTTGAGGACGTATACAAAGTCATTGAGCGAGAAATAAACCGATGA
- a CDS encoding diacylglycerol kinase family protein — protein MVSLDSFKYALRGVKVVLSSERNARIHLVFAILAIAAGIVLQISLYQASLVVLAIVLVFFAEIVNSAIEKTLDITNTESNQMVKLVKDMTAAGVLVTAVGAVLVGILVFGPRVWQLIFK, from the coding sequence ATGGTTAGCTTAGATAGTTTTAAATACGCATTAAGAGGCGTTAAGGTTGTTTTAAGCAGTGAACGCAACGCCCGTATACACCTTGTTTTTGCGATTTTAGCCATAGCAGCCGGGATCGTACTACAAATAAGTCTTTATCAGGCTAGCTTGGTGGTTTTGGCAATTGTGCTGGTATTTTTTGCTGAGATTGTTAATAGCGCAATCGAAAAGACATTAGACATTACCAATACCGAATCAAACCAAATGGTTAAACTCGTAAAAGACATGACCGCGGCGGGTGTATTGGTAACTGCTGTTGGTGCAGTATTGGTGGGCATTTTAGTTTTTGGCCCACGTGTTTGGCAATTGATTTTTAAATAA
- the ybeY gene encoding rRNA maturation RNase YbeY, with amino-acid sequence MAKSVKLEILGDLPKVVSETDLQKALKAVVLVLKVEVQGVINCIFVSPKAIQVLNEQFAGNDYPTDVLSFNYFEDQGLVHEPDTTLAEIAICSEIAASQAKEYKNSYADELVLLLVHGLLHVFGLDHANATDRSSFEAAQGAIMKRLKRNTREFKWLA; translated from the coding sequence TTGGCTAAATCTGTAAAATTGGAGATTTTAGGCGACTTGCCCAAAGTGGTGAGCGAGACAGATCTACAAAAAGCTCTTAAAGCCGTGGTTTTGGTGCTGAAAGTCGAGGTCCAAGGTGTAATTAACTGCATTTTTGTGTCGCCCAAAGCCATCCAGGTGCTCAATGAACAGTTTGCTGGTAATGACTATCCAACCGACGTACTAAGCTTTAACTATTTTGAAGATCAAGGTCTAGTGCACGAGCCAGATACAACACTGGCCGAGATTGCCATTTGTAGTGAGATCGCCGCTAGTCAAGCCAAAGAATACAAGAATTCTTATGCCGATGAGCTGGTTTTGTTGTTGGTGCACGGGCTTTTACATGTTTTTGGTCTCGATCACGCTAATGCCACAGATCGGTCTAGCTTTGAGGCCGCCCAAGGTGCTATCATGAAGAGACTAAAGCGGAATACACGAGAATTTAAATGGTTAGCTTAG